The following proteins are encoded in a genomic region of Sorangiineae bacterium MSr12523:
- a CDS encoding KH domain-containing protein, protein MSDVSNVSSPGEANVNGVENGVDDPQASRALNFVRTLMEKMLMNAEVNLAPDDGEGSADEIRLEIEGPDAGRVIGKRGAVLEAIQYLTTRVVHRPGEPRKHVAVDAEGYRARHEDQLAQMARRLGERVAAEGKIITFDPMSARDRRIVHMALKDVSGVRTESNGEGPDRRVQIIPASLPSTNIAAAVPRARPSRPR, encoded by the coding sequence GTGTCTGATGTTTCGAACGTGTCGTCCCCTGGTGAAGCCAACGTGAATGGCGTGGAAAACGGCGTGGATGATCCGCAGGCGTCCCGCGCGCTGAACTTCGTGCGCACCTTGATGGAAAAGATGCTCATGAACGCCGAGGTAAACCTTGCACCGGACGACGGCGAGGGCTCGGCAGACGAGATCCGGCTCGAGATCGAAGGCCCCGACGCCGGGCGCGTCATCGGCAAGCGCGGCGCCGTTCTCGAGGCGATTCAATATTTGACGACCCGCGTCGTGCACCGGCCGGGCGAGCCGCGCAAGCATGTCGCGGTCGACGCCGAAGGCTACCGCGCGCGCCACGAGGACCAGCTCGCGCAGATGGCGCGGCGCCTCGGGGAGCGGGTGGCCGCCGAAGGAAAGATCATCACCTTCGACCCGATGAGCGCGCGCGATCGGCGCATCGTGCACATGGCCCTCAAGGACGTGTCCGGCGTTCGCACGGAGAGCAACGGCGAAGGGCCGGACCGTCGGGTGCAGATCATCCCGGCCTCGCTGCCGTCGACGAACATCGCCGCGGCGGTGCCGCGGGCGCGTCCGTCACGTCCGCGCTGA